From the genome of Apodemus sylvaticus chromosome 3, mApoSyl1.1, whole genome shotgun sequence, one region includes:
- the Itgb3bp gene encoding centromere protein R isoform X2 — protein MPVKRSLKLDDQFEENSFSPSKIMRKRSITTYSPTTGTCQLSPFPSPTTPKEQEHRNGPSNGTRKPSNLSSPVRQECTVKGSDGFMMLLSKIERSSEKTMEIMKNLTSIQALEGNRQLEDLIGVSLVPCSLKSEAKKTKELMTKVIKQKLLEKKNSGIPPKEHHLDSFEFLKAILN, from the exons agttAAAAGATCGCTGAAACTGGATGATCAGTTTGAAGAAAAT tCATTTAGTCCTTCAAAAATCATGAGGAAGAGAAGTATTACAACTTATTCTCCAACTACTGGAACTTGTCAATTGAGCCCATTTCCTTCTCCCACAACCCCCAAAGAACAAGAGCACAGAAACGGACCATCAAATG GAACAAGAAAACCGAGTAACTTGAGCTCACCTGTAAGACAGGAGTGCACAGTAAAAGGCAGTGATGG aTTCATGATGTTGCTATCTAAAATTGAGAGATCATCAGAGAAAACCATGGAGATAATGAAAAATTTAACTAGTATACAG gCTTTGGAGGGCAATAGACAACTTGAAGATCTCATTGGTGTTTCCCTAGTACCGTGCTCCTTAAAAAGTGaagcaaagaaaaccaaagaactaA tgacaaaagtaataaaacaaaagctgCTTGAGAAGAAAAATTCAGGAATTCCTCCCAAAG